The following are encoded in a window of Ranitomeya variabilis isolate aRanVar5 chromosome 8, aRanVar5.hap1, whole genome shotgun sequence genomic DNA:
- the JOSD1 gene encoding josephin-1 has protein sequence MSCVPWKGDKAKSGSEFQEPLPAHIYHEKQRRELCALHALNNVFQDAGAFTREALQEIFQRLSPNTLVTPHKKNMLGNGNYDVNVIMAALQTKGYEAVWWDKRRDVGLISLSNVTGFIMNLPSSLSWGPLKLPLKRQHWICVREVGGTYFNLDSKLKRPVRIGNDDDLRNFLHQQLRGKNCELLLVVPEEVEVHQRWRTDL, from the exons ATGAGCTGTGTACCATGGAAAGGGGATAAGGCGAAATCTGGAAGTGAGTTTCAGGAGCCTCTGCCAGCACACATCTACCACGAAAAGCAGCGCCGGGAGCTCTGCGCCCTTCATGCCTTGAATAATGTCTTCCAGGATGCTGGAGCATTTACTCGGGAAGCCCTTCAGGAAATATTCCAGAG ATTGTCCCCCAATACATTGGTGACTCCACATAAGAAAAACATGTTGGGAAATGGAAACTATGACGTTAATGTTATTATGGCAGCATTGCAGACAAAGGGTTATGAAGCCGTTTGGTGGGATAAGAGAAG GGATGTTGGCTTGATTTCACTCTCTAATGTTACTGGATTCATTATGAATCTTCCATCCAGTCTCTCTTGGGGACCCCTGAAGCTGCCCCTTAAGAGGCAGCATTGGATATGTGTGCGTGAGGTCGGTGGCACTTATTTCAACCTAGATTCCAAATTAAAGAGGCCTGTGAGGATTGGCAATGACGATGACCTAAG AAATTTTTTACATCAGCAACTAAGGGGCAAAAACTGCGAGCTGCTCTTGGTAGTGCCAGAGGAGGTTGAAGTTCATCAGCGTTGGCGGACTGACCTATAA